Proteins encoded together in one Lathyrus oleraceus cultivar Zhongwan6 chromosome 5, CAAS_Psat_ZW6_1.0, whole genome shotgun sequence window:
- the LOC127087541 gene encoding vacuolar protein sorting-associated protein 32 homolog 2: MIMLEGAKATTETVDALRTGAAAMKAMQKATNIDDVDKTMDEINEQTENMKQIQEALSTPIGAAADFDEDELEAELEELESAELEEQLLQPATTAPAATSYVPAGRQPTRPVPAKPTPEEDELAALHAEMAL, from the exons ATGATAATGTTAGAAGGTGCTAAAGCCACCACGGAAACAGTGGATGCGTTAAGAACAGGAGCCGCTGCTATGAAGGCTATGCAGAAAGCAAC GAATATTGACGATGTTGACAAAACCATGGATGAGATAAATGAACAGACTGAGAACATGAAGCAGATTCAAGAAGCATTGTCAACTCCAATTGGTGCAGCAGCTGACTTTGATGAG GATGAACTAGAAGCAGAACTTGAAGAATTGGAGAGTGCTGAGTTGGAAGAGCAGCTTCTTCAGCCAGCAACTACAGCTCCTGCTGCCACATCGTACGTCCCAGCTGGGCGGCAACCTACACGCCCTGTTCCTGCAAAGCCAACTCCCGAGGAAGATGAATTGGCAGCTTTGCATGCTGAGATGGCACTTTGA
- the LOC127087540 gene encoding uncharacterized protein LOC127087540 — MDGEEEDEQVIAEEVEAMKSVYENDCTILNSIPPHFHLSLKPRTAYVSSHQFVEIVLEVHATPQYPKEPPSVAIVDCKGLDQHRQKHLLNHIQTKANELSPGLMLVALCEEAVEKLSDMNHPDGDCPLCLFPLVTEEHQSETLPFMKLMSCFHCFHSECIIRWWNWLESSKQTGSSKSDNATARRNRGMCNCKVAFDDRHV, encoded by the exons ATGGACGgcgaagaagaagatgaacaagTGATAGCTGAAGAAGTTGAAGCCATGAAATCCGTTTATGAAAACGATTGTACCATTCTCAATTCCATTCCTCCTCACTTCCATTTATCCCTCAAACCCAGAACCGCTTATGTTTCTTCTCACCAG TTTGTAGAAATTGTTCTTGAGGTACATGCAACTCCACAG TATCCAAAAGAACCTCCTTCTGTTGCTATTGTGGATTGCAAGGGTTTGGATCAACATAGACAAAAGCATttattgaatcatattcaaactaAAGCCAACGAGCTTTCCCCTGGATTAATGCTCGTAGCTCTTTGTGAG GAAGCTGTAGAGAAACTCTCAGATATGAATCATCCTGATGGTGATTGTCCATTGTGCTTATTCCCATTGGTGACAGAAGAACACCAAAGTGAAACCTTGCCTTTTATGAAGTTAATGTCTTGCTTTCACTGTTTTCACAG TGAATGTATCATTAGATGGTGGAATTGGCTTGAGAGTTCTAAACAAACAGGGTCTTCCAAATCAGATAATGCAACGGCTCGTCGTAACAGGGGTATGTGTAATTGTAAAGTTGCATTTGACGATAGACATGTATAA